The genomic DNA GCCTGTGCGCACCAATGCCGCCGCGAACTCGCCCCTGCATGCCACGCCCGCTGGTGCTTCCGCAGCCGCGCTGAGGCTCGCCGATCCGCCGCGCCAGCCTGGACTCACCGCCGCTTCCGCAGGCCCGCCAACAGATGCCACACCCGCCGGCACTGCCGCTGACTCGCCGCACCTTGCCGCTGCCATACCGGCCCCTGCCAATCCACCTCGCCAGCCCCTGCTCAGCAAGGCTTCGGCAGAATCGCCACCAAACACGCCGCTCGCCGGTGCTTTCGCGGACTCGCCACCGATTGCCACACACGCCGATGCTTCCGCGGGCTCTCCGCCGATCTCCTGGCCCGCCGTCGATCGGCCGCCGATTCCCTCAGCAACCTCAAGCGCGGGCGCCGAACTCGTCGTCGCGTCTCCGCAGCCTCCCGCGGCCGATTCCCCTTCGTCCGCAACGCCATCGGCGACTCCCATCGCCCCCGATCCGCTCGCATCAGCTACCGCCGCGCCACAACCGGACCGGCCTCGGATTCCGCCGCGCGTGCCGCGTCAGCGGACCAGCCCCGGCGTCGAGAATCTTCCCGCCAAGGGCGATGCCGACAAGGACCCTGATCCCGACTCCGGGCCCGGGCCCGGGTCGCGCTTTCTCTCGCGGGCGCAGTCCTCGCTGGCGCGGGCCACGCTCGGGGCGTACATGAACCCGCCGCGGGGGCAGTCGGGTGCGGCGTCCGGGGCGAGCTGAGGTTCTCAGCGCCGGTTTGAGGTGCCGACCATCCGGAATCGGATTCCCGTTCCGGGCCTTGCTTGTCCGACGGCGTCCAGGTCCGCCGGGTGGGCACAGGCGATCACCGGGTATCCGCCGGTCACCGGGTGGTCGGCCAAGAACAGCACCGGGCGGCCGTCGTGGGGGACCTGGACCGCTCCCACGACCAGCGGCTCGCTCGCCGGCTCGCCGTCGCGGGCTCGCTGCACCATGGGCCCGTCCAGGCGTACCGCTGTCCGGTTCGACTCCATCCCGACCGTCCACTGCGCCGCGATCAAGTCGCGGACCGCGTCGTCCGTGAACCACTCGCTGCGCGGCCCCAAGACCAGCCGCACCACCACGGGATCATCGGCATCCCGCAGCGGTGCCAATCCCAGGCCCGGGATGTCCGGCGGCAGGCCCGTCGGATCGCCGAGCGCGACGCGTTCCCGCGCCGCCAAAGCCCGCCCACCAACCCCCGAAAGGAGGTCGACCGACCGGCTCCCCAGCACCCCCGCACCGCCCACACCCCCGGCCACGGCGAGGTAAGCGCGCACCCCCGCCGCGGCCGGCCCCACATCCACGACCGCACCGCCGGGCACATAGAACGCAGCGCCCGGCACGGTGCGCATGACCGTCTGCTGCCGAGAGCCCGCCCCGTCCCCGGCCCCTTCAGCAGCCCCGTCGTCGTCCCCAGCCCCATGCACCGACGCCGACACCGTGACCTCGCACCGGGCCCCCGCCACCGCGACCCAGCGCCCCACCTCGAGACACACCGCCCCGCCGCCGAGCGTCAGCTCGAGCGCCGCGGCGCCCTCTTCGTTGCCCACCAAGCGGTTCGCGAGCTTCAGCGACGCCCGATCGACCGCACCCGAGCGCGGGACGCCGAGGTGCGCGAAGCCCGGCCGGCCGAGATCCTGCACCGTCGTCAGCGGTCCGGCGCGCACCACGCGCAAGCCGGGCCCGCCGGCTTCCGCCGTGGCCTCGTCGCGGTCGCCGGAGACGCCAGGAGCGCCGTCCGGGCCGCTTCGCCCCGCCGCGTCGCGGAACCGAACGCGGGTACCCGGTCGGAGCAGCGCCAGCGAGTCCCGGGTCTCGTCCCACAGCGCCGGGGCCCAGGCCGCCAGGCGCCCGATCAGTTGCCAGCCGCCCGGGGATTCCCGGGGATAGACACCGCTGTACGGCCCGCCCAAGGCCACCGCTCCGGCGGGCACGCGGGTGCGCGGCGCGTCGCGGCGTGGCACGCGCAGCACGTCCGGCAATCCGGTCAGGTACGCGAAGCCGGGGGCGAAGCCCGTGAACGCGACCGTGAATTCGGCCGCCGTGTGCAACGAAACGATCTCATTTGTGGCAAGGCCGGTCAGCCGCGCGACGTCGTCGAGATCCGGGCCCTCGTACAGCACCGGAAGCTCGACGATCTCGCTCTGCGCGGACTGCGCCACGCCGCCACCAGCACTGTCACCGTCGCCATCACCGGCGACGGACCAGTCCACATTCCCGACCGCCGCCACGAACTCCCGAAGCCCGCGCTGCCCCGCGTCGTCGAACGTCGCGATGGCCATCAGCGTCCGCTCGGCGGGCACCACATCGACCAGCACACCGGGCCGCGCCGCGCGCCAGCGCTCGGCCCAGGCGAAGCAGCGCTGAACTTTCTCCAAAGAATCGAACTCGAGCAGTACCGCGAACGGACCCGCAGGTCGGACCGATGCGGCACCGGCACCGGCGCCCGGGCCCTCGCTCACACGAATGCCCCGACCTCGACCCCCGTCGACCGCAGGGCGTCTCGGACCGCGGCCGCCATGGCCACCGCGGAGGGCGTGTCCCCGTGCACGCACAACGACCGCGCCTTGATCTCCAGCAGCGTGCCGTCGACGGCGCGGACCGTGCCGGACACGGCCATCTCCACCGCGCGTCCCGCGACTTCCTCCGGGCTCGTCACGACCGCCCCGGGCGCGGAGCGCGGGACGAGGGTGCCCAGGGGCGTGTAGGCCCGGTCCACGAAGGCCTCGGGGATCGTTGTAAGGCCCGCTGTGGACGCCAGTTCGAGAAAAACCGAACCGGAAAGGCCCAGGACAGGGACATCCACGTCGTAAGCTGAGGCGAAAGCGGACACCGCGCGGACCACCGCCTCGGCTTGCACGGCGTCGTGCACGATACGGTTGTACAGAGCCCCGTGCGGTTTCACGTAGCGGACCCGGTCTCCGGCCGCTCTGGCGAAGGCGTCCAGGGCTCCGATCTGGAAGAGGACATCGTCAGCCAGTTCGTGAGGGTCGTACTCGATGTCGCGGCGGCCGAAGCCGGCCAGGTCGCGGTAGCCGACCTGGGCTCCGATCCGTACTCCGCGGCCGACGGCCGCCGAACAGACCCGGCGCATGGTGGAAGGATCGCCGGCGTGGAAGCCGCAGGCGACGTTGGCACTGGTGACCAGCTTTAGGAGAGCGTCGTCGTCACCAAGTCGCCAACGCCCGAAACCTTCGCCCAGATCTGCGTTAAGGTCGATCATCCTGCGCACCACAGTACGCCCGAAGACGGAGCCGTCGCCCCCTGTCGCTCCTGTACCCTCTCTGCCGCAGTGCCCTGAGTAAATCTGTGAGGACCAACCGTGGAGACTGCCCAGGCAATGAGTGAGCCAGTGTTCCAAAGTCTGGAAGACGCCGTCGTGGTGGCCGAGACGACCCTGCTGGACACGCAGGTGGCCGTCGAGTCCCTGCGTGCCGAGTTGGACCAGTTCACCCGGCTGCACCAGATCCAGTTGGGCCCGCTGTACGGCCGGCTCGACGAGCTGGACGCGCTCACCGCCGAGACCGAAGCCGCCATGACCGGCGACCCCGAGGCGATCCGCCGTGCGGTGGAGGCCCGGGCCCGGGTCGACGGCGAGGACCCGCTGCTGTTCGCCGCCGCGAACGCCGGGCTGCTCGACGAGGACGGGGAGGGCGGCGCGGAACAGGACCAGAAGCCGCCGCGTCCCCGCGCGGAGAGCGCGGCCCCGGCCGCCGACCCGGACGTGCCGGTGCGCCCCAGCAAGACCGCGCAGCGCCTGTACCGGGAGCTGGCCCGCCGCTCGCACCCGGACCTCGTCCAGGACCCGACCGAGATCGCGCGCCGCTCGGCCTTCATCACCCGTGTCAACGCCGCGTACGAGAAGGACGACCTTCCCGCGCTGCAGAAGCTCAGCGAGGAGTGGTCGCTGACCTCGTCGGGCCCGGCGAAGGACCACCCGCAGCGCGAGTTGTGGCTGCGCGGCCGCCTGATCTGGCTGCGCGCGAAGCAGGCCGAGCTCGCCCTGGAGCGCCAGACGCTGATGGAGAACCCCATGGCGGACGTGCTCGCGGCCTACCAGTACGACTCGCTGACGGCGCTGCGCTCGATCTCCGAGCAGCTCTACACGGCGATCGCCGAGCGGGAGACCCTGCTGAACGCGCTCATCGGCTCCTGAGGCCGGCCAGCCATTCGGCGGCCTCGCGGAAGTCCTCGTCGGAGGTCCCCTTGCGGATCTCCGCGGCGCGTCCGTCGGCGCGCGGGTAGCTGCCGAGGTACCGGACCTCGGCGGCGACCCGCCGCAGGCCGGTGAGGACTTCGCCGACGCGGGCGTCGTCGAGGTGCCCCTCGCAGTCGATCGAGAACCAGTAGGTGCCCAGCTTCGACCGCGTGGGCCGGGACTCGATGCGCATCAGGTCCACGCCCCGGACGGCGAACTCCTCAAGGATCTCAAGGAGCGCGCCCGGGTGGTTGTCCCGCAGCACCACGGCGAGGGATGTCTTGTCCGCGCCAGTACGGGCCGGCGGCGGGCCGGGCGGCACGACCATCACGAACCGGGTGACGGCCCCGCTGACGTCGTGGATGTTCTCGGCGAGCAGTGCCAGCCGGTAGAACGGCGCCGCGAACGAACCCGCCAGGGCGGCGTCGTGCACACCCTCGGACACCAGCCGCGCCGCGTCGGCGTTGGACGACGCGGCGACCCACCGCGCGTCCGGCAGGTTCTCGGCCAGCCAGCGGCGGCACTGCGGATAGGCGTGCGGATGGCTGGACACCGTCTTGATGTCGGCGAGCGCCGTATCGGGACGTCCCATGAGCGCGAACTCGACCGGCAACAGGATCTCCCGCACGATGTGCAGCGGGGGTTCCTCAGTGGACAGATCGTCGAGCGTGGCCGGGACCGCGCCCTCCACCGAGTTCTCGAACGCCACGACCGCGCCGGCGACCTCGCCGCGCCGTACCGCGTCCAGCGCCGCCGGCACGGACTCATAAGGAACCCGCTCTGCATCCCGCGCGCCGGGAACGCTAAGAAGCGCCGCCTCCGTAAACGTCCCCGCCGGGCCCAGGAAGCCGTAACGAATGGGGACGGGAGGCGACGCAGTCTCGGTCATGCGGCCTAGCCTACGGTCACTGTGGCGGCTGCCACGCGACCACCGGATCCATCGCGCGCAACGCCAGGTCCGGCACAAGGCGTCCGGCCAGGCCCATCACCAGGTTCCGCAAGGCCGCCTTGGGCCGCGACGTGCTCTGCGTCAGCGCGCCCATCCGATGCGAGCGACGCACCATGTCCGCTCCCCGAGGGGCCCGCAGGGCGGTGTACCGGGCGAGTGCGGTCACGACCTCCGCAGAGCCCTGAGCCGGTGCAACGAGCGCCGCCAGGGTGACCCCGTCCTCCATGGCCTGATTCGCCCCCTGGCCGAGATGCGGGGTCATGGCGTGCGCGGCGTCGCCCAGGATCGCGACCGCACCTCGGTGGTACGCGGACAGCGGCTCGGCGATCTCATAGATGTCGTTGTGCAGGATCGTCTCGGGGTCCGCCGCGGAAACGAGCTGGGGCACCGGGAAGTGCCAGTCACCGAAACGCCGTAGCAGTTCGGCCTTCTCGTCGGCATAGATGACACCGGGCTCGGCGTGATCGGCGGCGTAGGCATAGGTCCGGCCGTCCGCCAACGGAGTGATCCCGAAGACCCGGCCGCCGTCCCAGACCTCGCCGGGCAGGAAGTCTCCCGCGGGTGTCGGGACCAGGATCCGCCACGCGGTGATACCGCTGTAAACGGGCCCCGGGTGTTCCGGGAAAAGCGCCTTGCGCAGTACGGAGTTCACTCCGTCGGCGGCAACGATCAAGTCCGCTTCAAGAGGGCCGGACTCCGTCAAGAGGCGCGGGAGCTGGGACGCGCTGCCCGCCTCGATACCTGTGGCCGCGACGCCCAGCTTGAACACGTCCGACGGCAGCACCGCGGTGAGCACGTCCATGACCGAGGAGCGCGTCGCCGGGATCACCGCGTCCCCGAACCGGCTGATCATGGCCTTGCTCGCCGTGCGGGCGATCACCCGGCCGTCCGAGCGGGTCACCGCTGCGTCCCCCTGGAACGCGGCCAGCTTCCGCACCGCGTCGCCGACGCCCAGCGTGTCCAGCGCCCGCAACCCGTTCGGCGCAACAGCCAGACCGGAGCCCACGGGCCGCAGCTCCGCGGCGCGCTCGACGACCGTCACGTCCCACCCGCGCTGGAACAACCCCGCTGCGGCAGTGAGCCCGCCAAATCCCGCCCCCACCACGATCGCCTTCATGGTCGCTCCTCACTACATCCGTAGTTCCAACTACAGACGTAGTTCTACGCCACTACAGCCGTAGTCGTCAACTGCTAGGGTCTGGCCATGACCTCCCGTCCGGACCTCATCGGAGACACCGCGATCGCCCTGCTCGCCGAGCGGGGACTGCGCGGTCTCACCCACCGCGCGGTCGACGAGGCCGCCGGCCTGCCCGCCGGGTCCACCTCCAACCACGCCCGGACCCGCAGCGCCCTGCTGGAGACCACGTTCGCCCGGCTGTGCCGCCTGGAGGCCGAGGTCTTCGAGGACGCCGCGAACCCCGGCGGCCTGCTGGCGCTGGACGAGCTCACCCCCGAGACGGCCGCCGACCTCGTGGCCGCCCAGCTCCACGACACGCTCACGCACCGCCGGGAGCAGGCGCTGGCCCGCTTCGAACTCGCCCTGGAGGCGACGAGGCGACCGGAGCTGCGCGCCATCTATGACGACGCGGGCGTCACCTTCCGCGAGCCCGCACGCGGCCTCATGGCGGCTCTGGGCGCCGCCGACCCCGACCGCGCCGGGCGGACGTTCATCGCCTTCAGCGAAGGGATCCTGTTCGACTCGGTGGCCGGCGCCGGCAGCCGCGCCGTCCCGACCCGCGAGGAGATCCGCGCCGGCCTCCTGGAGCTCTTTCGAGGAATGCTTATGGAGCCTGCGCTATAGGGAACCCGACATTTGGCGCTGCTACTGCGAACGCCCGGGAAGATGCCGGACCGCGAACGCCGCGGCCTGCGTACGCCGCTGCATGGCCAGCTTCGCCAGGATCCCGGTGATGTAGTTCTTCACCGTCTTCTCGGCCAGGTTCAGCCGTTCGCCGATCTGCCGGTTGGTCAGCCCCTCGGCGATCAGCTCCAGGATCCGCTTCTCGGAAGCCGTGAGCGACGCCAGTTTGGAGGCCGCGGCCTCATGGTCGGCCTCCCCGGGCACGATGCCCACGCGCAGCCTGCTCAGCAGCCGCTCGGTGGCGGTCGGGTCGAGCAACGAGCCCCCGCGCGCCACGGTCCGCACCGCGTCGACGAGCGCCGAGCCCCTGATGTCCTTCAGCACGTAGCCGGCCGCGCCGGCCATGATCGCTCCGAAAAGCGCGTCGTCGTCCGAGAACGAGGTCAGCATCAGGCAGCCCAGCCGGGGCATCCGCGACTTCAGCTCGCGGCAGACCTCGATCCCCGAACCGTCGGGAAGCCGCACGTCGAGCAGGGCGACGTCCGGCCGGGCCGCCTCGGCCGCGGCCAGCGCCTGCGCGACGGAACCGGCCTGACCGGCCACGTGGATGCCGGGTTCGGCGCTGAGCAGTTCGGCCACGCCGCGCCGCACCAGTTCGTGGTCGTCCAGCAGGAAGACGCGGATCGAGTCCGCTATGTCCGACTTCCCCGCATCAGCGTGCACATCTACAACATAGCCACGCTCACATGCTTTCGCGTGTTTGGCGTGGGGCATCGCCCGCGCATTCGGCACTGTAACGTGGCCTCTGCACGGCCGAGGGGGATCCACGTCACACCCCGACCCGAACTCCACGGCCGCCGCAGCACCTCACCGACCGCGGCGGCGATCCCGCCGTACGTCCGTCTGAGTTACGTGTAGAGGAGACATGTAGTGGTGACCTCACGCAAGGGCGCGGGTGGCAAGACCGCTGCTAAGAAGAAGGCCGGGTCCGCGGGCCCGGACCTCGTGCAGCTGCTGACGCCCGAAGGGGATCTGGTCGAGCACCCCGATTACTCGATCGACCTGACGCCCGAGGAGTACCGCGGCCTGTACCGGGACATGGTCCTGGTCCGCCGCATCGACGCCGAAGGAACGGCGCTTCAGCGCCAGGGCCAGCTGGGCCTGTGGGCCCCGCTGCTGGGCCAGGAGGCCGCGCAGGTCGGCTCCGGCCGCGCGCAGACCGCCGAGGACTTCGCCTTCCCCACCTACCGCGAGCACGGCGTGGCCTGGTGCCGCGACGTGGACCCGGTGAACCTGCTCGGGATGTTCCGCGGCGTGAACAACGGCGGCTGGGACCCGAACGAGAAGAACTTCGCCCTCTACACGATCGTGATCGGCTCCCAGACGCTGCACGCCACCGGCTACGCCATGGGCATGCAGCGCGACGGCCGCGAGGCCGCCGTGATCGCGTACTTCGGCGACGGCGCGTCCTCGCAGGGCGACGTCAACGAGGCGTTCGTCTTCGCCAGCGTGAACAACGCCCCGGTGGTGTTCTTCTGCCAGAACAACCAGTGGGCCATCTCCGAGCCCAACGAGCGGCAGTTCCGCGTCCCGCTGTACCAGCGGGCCGCCGGCTTCGGCTTCCCGGGCGTGCGCGTGGACGGCAACGACGTCCTGGCATGCCTGGCGGTCACCAAGGCCGCCCTGGAGCGCGCCCGCACCGGCAACGGCCCGATGCTGGTCGAGGCCTTCACCTACCGCATGGGCGCGCACACCACCTCCGACGACCCGACCCGCTACCGCGACTCCGAGGAACTGGAGGAGTGGAAGGCCAAGGACCCGATCCTGCGCATGCGGGCGTTCCTGGAGAAGAACAAGTACGCCGACGAGGCGTACTTCAAGGACGTCGACGCCGAGGCGGACACGGTCGCCGCCGACATCCGCGAGCGCTGCGTCACCATGCCGGACCCGAAGCCGGTCTCGATCTTCGACCACGTCTACGCCGAGCCGCACCCCCTGATGGACGAGGAACGCGCAGAGTACGGGGCTTACTGGGAATCTTTCGAGGGTGCTCACTGACATGTCCGACTCGACTTCCAAGACACAGCAGATCAGCCTCGGCAAGGGCTTGAACCTGGGCCTGCGCCGGGCCCTGGAGGACGACCCGAAGGTCCTGCTCATGGGCGAGGACATCGGCAAGCTCGGCGGCGTCTTCCGCGTCACCGACGGGCTGCAGAAGGACTTCGGCGACTCCCGGGTCGTCGACACCCCGCTGGCCGAGTCCGGCATCGTGGGCACCGCGGTGGGCCTGGCCCTGTCCGGCTACCGGCCGGTGGTGGAGATCCAGTTCGACGGGTTCGTCTACCCGGCCTTCGACCAGATCGTCACCCAGGTCGCCAAGATGCGCGCGCGGTCCCTGGGCAAGGTCAGCATGCCCATCGTGATCCGCATCCCGTTCGGCGGCGGCATCGGCGCGGTCGAGCACCACTCGGAGTCCCCCGAGGCGTACTTCGCCATGACGGCCGGCCTGCGCGTGGTCGCCGCCTCCAATCCGGTGGACGCCTACTGGATGATCCAGCAGGCCATCGCCTCCGACGACCCGGTCGTGTTCTTCGAGCCCAAGCGCCGCTACTGGGACAAGGCCGAGCTGGACCCGACCGCTACGCCCTACCCGCTGTACGCCTCCCGCGTGGTGCGCGCGGGGACGGACGCGACGCTGGTCGCCTACGGCCCGATGGTGAAGACCTGCCTGGAGGCCGCTGCGGCGGCCGCCGAGGAAGGCCGCTCGCTGGAGGTCATCGACCTGCGCACGCTGAACCCGCTGGACCTGGAGCCGGTGTACGCCTCGGTCCGCAAGACCGGCCGGCTGATCACCGTGCACGAGGCCTCGGTCTTCATGGGCATGGGCGCCGAGGTCGCCGCCAAGGTCACCGAGAAGTGCTTCTACTCCCTGGAGGCGCCGGTCCTGCGCGTCGGCGCCCCGCACACCCCGTACCCGCCGTCGCGGGTCGAGGAGGAGTTCCTGCCGGACCTGGACCGAGTGCTGGACGCCGTCGACCGCGCGTTCGCGTACTGAGGGATCGGGAGCACATCATGGGTGAGATCAAGAGATTCAACCTCCCGGACGTCGGCGAGGGCCTGACCGAGGCCGAGATCCTGGCCTGGTCGGTGAAGGTCGGCGACCTGGTCACGGTCAACCAGATCCTGGTCGAGATCGAGACCGCCAAGGCCGCCGTCGAGCTGCCCTCGCCGTGGGCCGGCAAGATCGTCGAGCTGCTGGTGGAGGAGGGCGCGACGGTCGACGTCGGCACCCCGATCATCGGCATCGACACCGACCCGAGCACGCCGAGCACCGGCGGCGCCGCGGGCGGCGACGACATGACCGCGGGCGTGGCGGCCACCGCCGAGGCGAAGGCCGCGCCGGCGGCCGACAAGAGCGAGAAGCGCGAGCCGGTCCTGGTCGGCTACGGCGTGAAGCAGGGCGCCTCCGGCCGCCGTCCGCGCAAGACCGCGGCGACGCCGTCGGCGGCCGACGTCATGGGCGCCACGGTCCGCGAGGAGCCGGTCGACGACGACCTTCCGGCCCCGGCGTACTACGGTCACTCCGCGGTGCGGGAGACGGCCGCTCCG from Catenulispora sp. MAP5-51 includes the following:
- a CDS encoding carboxyltransferase domain-containing protein produces the protein MSEGPGAGAGAASVRPAGPFAVLLEFDSLEKVQRCFAWAERWRAARPGVLVDVVPAERTLMAIATFDDAGQRGLREFVAAVGNVDWSVAGDGDGDSAGGGVAQSAQSEIVELPVLYEGPDLDDVARLTGLATNEIVSLHTAAEFTVAFTGFAPGFAYLTGLPDVLRVPRRDAPRTRVPAGAVALGGPYSGVYPRESPGGWQLIGRLAAWAPALWDETRDSLALLRPGTRVRFRDAAGRSGPDGAPGVSGDRDEATAEAGGPGLRVVRAGPLTTVQDLGRPGFAHLGVPRSGAVDRASLKLANRLVGNEEGAAALELTLGGGAVCLEVGRWVAVAGARCEVTVSASVHGAGDDDGAAEGAGDGAGSRQQTVMRTVPGAAFYVPGGAVVDVGPAAAGVRAYLAVAGGVGGAGVLGSRSVDLLSGVGGRALAARERVALGDPTGLPPDIPGLGLAPLRDADDPVVVRLVLGPRSEWFTDDAVRDLIAAQWTVGMESNRTAVRLDGPMVQRARDGEPASEPLVVGAVQVPHDGRPVLFLADHPVTGGYPVIACAHPADLDAVGQARPGTGIRFRMVGTSNRR
- a CDS encoding LamB/YcsF family protein, with product MIDLNADLGEGFGRWRLGDDDALLKLVTSANVACGFHAGDPSTMRRVCSAAVGRGVRIGAQVGYRDLAGFGRRDIEYDPHELADDVLFQIGALDAFARAAGDRVRYVKPHGALYNRIVHDAVQAEAVVRAVSAFASAYDVDVPVLGLSGSVFLELASTAGLTTIPEAFVDRAYTPLGTLVPRSAPGAVVTSPEEVAGRAVEMAVSGTVRAVDGTLLEIKARSLCVHGDTPSAVAMAAAVRDALRSTGVEVGAFV
- the pheA gene encoding prephenate dehydratase translates to MTETASPPVPIRYGFLGPAGTFTEAALLSVPGARDAERVPYESVPAALDAVRRGEVAGAVVAFENSVEGAVPATLDDLSTEEPPLHIVREILLPVEFALMGRPDTALADIKTVSSHPHAYPQCRRWLAENLPDARWVAASSNADAARLVSEGVHDAALAGSFAAPFYRLALLAENIHDVSGAVTRFVMVVPPGPPPARTGADKTSLAVVLRDNHPGALLEILEEFAVRGVDLMRIESRPTRSKLGTYWFSIDCEGHLDDARVGEVLTGLRRVAAEVRYLGSYPRADGRAAEIRKGTSDEDFREAAEWLAGLRSR
- a CDS encoding FAD-dependent monooxygenase translates to MKAIVVGAGFGGLTAAAGLFQRGWDVTVVERAAELRPVGSGLAVAPNGLRALDTLGVGDAVRKLAAFQGDAAVTRSDGRVIARTASKAMISRFGDAVIPATRSSVMDVLTAVLPSDVFKLGVAATGIEAGSASQLPRLLTESGPLEADLIVAADGVNSVLRKALFPEHPGPVYSGITAWRILVPTPAGDFLPGEVWDGGRVFGITPLADGRTYAYAADHAEPGVIYADEKAELLRRFGDWHFPVPQLVSAADPETILHNDIYEIAEPLSAYHRGAVAILGDAAHAMTPHLGQGANQAMEDGVTLAALVAPAQGSAEVVTALARYTALRAPRGADMVRRSHRMGALTQSTSRPKAALRNLVMGLAGRLVPDLALRAMDPVVAWQPPQ
- a CDS encoding TetR/AcrR family transcriptional regulator, with product MTSRPDLIGDTAIALLAERGLRGLTHRAVDEAAGLPAGSTSNHARTRSALLETTFARLCRLEAEVFEDAANPGGLLALDELTPETAADLVAAQLHDTLTHRREQALARFELALEATRRPELRAIYDDAGVTFREPARGLMAALGAADPDRAGRTFIAFSEGILFDSVAGAGSRAVPTREEIRAGLLELFRGMLMEPAL
- a CDS encoding response regulator; translated protein: MHADAGKSDIADSIRVFLLDDHELVRRGVAELLSAEPGIHVAGQAGSVAQALAAAEAARPDVALLDVRLPDGSGIEVCRELKSRMPRLGCLMLTSFSDDDALFGAIMAGAAGYVLKDIRGSALVDAVRTVARGGSLLDPTATERLLSRLRVGIVPGEADHEAAASKLASLTASEKRILELIAEGLTNRQIGERLNLAEKTVKNYITGILAKLAMQRRTQAAAFAVRHLPGRSQ
- the pdhA gene encoding pyruvate dehydrogenase (acetyl-transferring) E1 component subunit alpha codes for the protein MVTSRKGAGGKTAAKKKAGSAGPDLVQLLTPEGDLVEHPDYSIDLTPEEYRGLYRDMVLVRRIDAEGTALQRQGQLGLWAPLLGQEAAQVGSGRAQTAEDFAFPTYREHGVAWCRDVDPVNLLGMFRGVNNGGWDPNEKNFALYTIVIGSQTLHATGYAMGMQRDGREAAVIAYFGDGASSQGDVNEAFVFASVNNAPVVFFCQNNQWAISEPNERQFRVPLYQRAAGFGFPGVRVDGNDVLACLAVTKAALERARTGNGPMLVEAFTYRMGAHTTSDDPTRYRDSEELEEWKAKDPILRMRAFLEKNKYADEAYFKDVDAEADTVAADIRERCVTMPDPKPVSIFDHVYAEPHPLMDEERAEYGAYWESFEGAH
- a CDS encoding alpha-ketoacid dehydrogenase subunit beta yields the protein MSDSTSKTQQISLGKGLNLGLRRALEDDPKVLLMGEDIGKLGGVFRVTDGLQKDFGDSRVVDTPLAESGIVGTAVGLALSGYRPVVEIQFDGFVYPAFDQIVTQVAKMRARSLGKVSMPIVIRIPFGGGIGAVEHHSESPEAYFAMTAGLRVVAASNPVDAYWMIQQAIASDDPVVFFEPKRRYWDKAELDPTATPYPLYASRVVRAGTDATLVAYGPMVKTCLEAAAAAAEEGRSLEVIDLRTLNPLDLEPVYASVRKTGRLITVHEASVFMGMGAEVAAKVTEKCFYSLEAPVLRVGAPHTPYPPSRVEEEFLPDLDRVLDAVDRAFAY